A window from Callithrix jacchus isolate 240 chromosome 17, calJac240_pri, whole genome shotgun sequence encodes these proteins:
- the IL12A gene encoding interleukin-12 subunit alpha: MCPARSLLLVATLVLLDCLSLARNLPMATPDPGMFPCLHHSQTLLRAVSNMLQKARQTLKFYPCTSEEIDHEDITKDKTSTVEACLPLELTKNESCLNSRETSFITNGSCLASRKTSFMMALCLSSIYEDLKMYQVEFKAMNAKLLMDPKRQIFLDQNMLAVIDKLMQALNFNSETVPQKSSLEEPDFYRTKTKLCILLHAFRIRAVTIDRVISYLHVA, from the exons ATGTGTCCAGCGCGCA gCCTCCTCCTTGTGGCCACTCTGGTCCTCCTGGACTGCCTCAGCTTGGCCAGAAACCTCCCCATGGCCACCCCAGACCCAGGAATGTTCCCGTGCCTTCACCACTCCCAAACCCTGCTAAGGGCCGTCAGCAACATGCTCCAGAAG gCCAGACAAACTCTAAAATTTTACCCTTGCACTTCTGAAGAGATTGATCATGAAGATATCACAAAAGATAAAACCAGCACTGTGGAGGCCTGCTTACCATTGGAATTAACCAAG aatgAGAGTTGCCTAAATTCCAGAGAGACCTCTTTTATAACT aacGGGAGTTGCCTGGCCTCcagaaaaacctcttttatgaTG GCCCTGTGCCTTAGTAGTATTTATGAAGACTTGAAGATGTACCAGGTGGAGTTCAAGGCCATGAATGCAAAGCTTCTGATGGATCCTAAGAGGCAGATCTTTCTAGATCAAAACATGCTGGCAGTTATTGACAAGCTGATGCAG GCCCTGAATTTCAACAGTGAGACTGTGCCACAAAAGTCCTCCCTTGAAGAACCGGATTTTTATAGAACTAAAACCAAGCTCTGCATACTTCTTCATGCTTTCAGAATTCGGGCAGTGACCATTGATAGAGTGATAAGCTATCTGCATGTTGCCTAA